Proteins encoded by one window of Lacerta agilis isolate rLacAgi1 chromosome 11, rLacAgi1.pri, whole genome shotgun sequence:
- the KIAA0825 gene encoding uncharacterized protein KIAA0825 homolog isoform X4 gives MEWGGEYSLDSSNLDCLLNILPGDLEFQQILGDIDEKIKKNASSMEQCLKELQSEINETCPDELLQDTTDCLQWLNNCSFSSIKPSLTPHRELIKFLQTLQSLLKDEQNQEETILHFLLDLSSQCGVLFPCTPSGTSFEFISSASLHGVEDNSAMDTQYIWDDVRLHLRRFLVNQLQNHNETKTGTLQQQLQFKTRCLQQLLFLYPEAEVLGKYQKMQNKLVSDLLQKCVLESMGETNFEKMVHGYENSIPALCAMMKEDFYVLSGIIDPSSTLKFINETYLDTITEEMTVLLETLCELQFKENALHGVKASKSSKKHRGVPHVGG, from the exons ATGGAGTGGGGAGGTGAATATTCTCTTGATTCTTCCAACTTGGATTGTTTGTTAAACATACTTCCTGGAGATCTGGAGTTTCAGCAGATACTTGGTGACATTGatgagaaaataaagaaaaatgcttCTAG CATGGAACAGTGTCTTAAGGAGCTACAATCAGAAATAAATGAAACTTGTCCTGATGAATTGCTACAAGACACAACTGACTGCCTTCAGTGGTTAAATAATTGCAGTTTCAGCTCAATCAAGCCATCTTTAACCCCTCACAGAGAATTGATCAAGTTTCTCCAAACGCTG CAAAGCTTACTGAAGGATGAACAAAACCAAGAAGAAACTATTCTTCACTTTCTTCTTGATCTCTCCAGTCAATGTGGTGTCTTATTTCCCTGTACTCCAAGTGGGACATCTTTTGAGTTTATATCCAGTGCTTCCCTTCATGGTGTTGAAGATAATTCTGCAATGGATACACAGTATATTTGGGATGATGTAAGATTACATCTTCGGCGCTTCTTAGTAAACCAGCTGCAAAATCATAATGAAACAAAAACTGGTACCTTACAACAGCAACTGCAGTTTAAAACTCGGTGTCTACAGCAGCTTTTATTTCTTTATCCTGAGGCAGAAGTTTTGGGGAAGTAtcaaaaaatgcagaataaattggTTAGTGATCTTTTACAGAAATGTGTTCTAGAAAGCATGGGTGAAACAAACTTTGAAAAGATGGTTCATGGTTATGAAAACTCAATTCCTGCATTGTGTGCAATGATGAAAGAAGATTTCTATGTACTGAGCGGGATTATTGACCCTTCTTCAACACTGAAGTTTATTAATGAAACTTATTTGGATACCATCACGGAAGAAATGACCGTTCTTCTTGAAACACTTTGTGAGCTTCAGTTTAAGGAAAATGCATTACATGGTGTTAAAGCAAGCAAGAGCTCAAAGAAACACAGAGGAGTACCTCATGTTGGGGGTTAG